In Verrucomicrobiota bacterium, the genomic stretch CAGTGACTGCCGGTTCAAACGTCGTATTCCAAGTCAATGCCACTGGTTCCGATCCACTATCGTACCAATGGTATTTCAATCAAGGTGCCTTGTTGTCTGGCGCGACCAATTCCTCCTTGACCCTTAGTCGGATACAAGTCTTCCAGTCGGGTGACTATTACGTGGTAGTTACCAATCCATACGGTGTAGCCACCAGTGATTTGGCTCATCTGACTATAATCACGCCCCCACCCGAAATCACGAGCCAACCCGTCAGCCAAACAGTGACTGCCGGTTCAAACGTCGTATTCCAAGTCAATGCCACTGGTTCCGATCCGCTATCGTTCCAATGGTATTTCAATCAAGGTGCCTTGTTGTCTGGCGCAACCAATTCCTCCTTGACCCTGAACCGGGTACAAGTCTTCCAGTCGGGTGACTATTACGTGGTGGTCACCAATCCATACGGTGTAGCCACCAGTGACCTGGCCCATCTGACCCTTATCGGCGAACCCGTCATTACCCTGCAACCTTCCAATCAATCTGTGCTGCTGGGAACAACCGCCAAGTTCAGCGTCCGCGCTTCGGGAAATGCGCCATTACGGTTCCAGTGGCAATTCAATGGCTTGAACCTCACCGGCCAAACCCTGTCCAACCTGACCGTCATAGCCAGCAGTACCAATAAGTCAGGCAATTACACCGTGATGATTAGTAACGCCGTGGGCACCGTGACCAGCCAGGTTGCCACCTTGAATGTGCTATTAAAACCGACCATGCTGATCCAACCAAAGAACCTGGTGGCGGTTCAAGGAGGCACTGCGACGTTCACGGTTGGCCTGGGCGGTTCGGCACCGTTCCTCTATCAGTGGTTGAAAAACACTGCTGTCATTCCCGGGGCCACCCTGCCCGTGCTAACCCTGACCAACCTGCAAGCGGCTGATGCGGCCAAATACAGCGTGCGCATCACGAACGCGGTGGGGAATGCATTAAGCTTGCCAGCCAGCCTCGCGGTCCAGATTCCGCCGGTGATTACGCAAGTCACCCTGTCGGCCAGCAACCAACCGGTGGCCGCCGGTACTACGGTGACATTCAAAGTGCTCGCCACCGGCACCGCACCATTGAAATACCAATGGCTCTCGAACGGGGTCCCGATCCGCGGACAAGCTGCCGCTACCATGAGCCTTGCGGCCATCACCACGAACAAATCCGCCGGATATTCGGTCGTGGTGACCAATCTCGTCGGCTCCGCCACCAGCGCGGTCACGCAGTTGCTGGTGCATCAAAAGCCGGCCATCATCACCCAACCAAAAAACCAAACCATCCTGGCGGGAACCAACGTGACCTTGATGGCACTGGTGACCGGCTCTGATCCATTGATATGCCAGTGGCGCAAAGATGGCCTACCCCTGACGGGA encodes the following:
- a CDS encoding immunoglobulin domain-containing protein — encoded protein: VTAGSNVVFQVNATGSDPLSYQWYFNQGALLSGATNSSLTLSRIQVFQSGDYYVVVTNPYGVATSDLAHLTIITPPPEITSQPVSQTVTAGSNVVFQVNATGSDPLSFQWYFNQGALLSGATNSSLTLNRVQVFQSGDYYVVVTNPYGVATSDLAHLTLIGEPVITLQPSNQSVLLGTTAKFSVRASGNAPLRFQWQFNGLNLTGQTLSNLTVIASSTNKSGNYTVMISNAVGTVTSQVATLNVLLKPTMLIQPKNLVAVQGGTATFTVGLGGSAPFLYQWLKNTAVIPGATLPVLTLTNLQAADAAKYSVRITNAVGNALSLPASLAVQIPPVITQVTLSASNQPVAAGTTVTFKVLATGTAPLKYQWLSNGVPIRGQAAATMSLAAITTNKSAGYSVVVTNLVGSATSAVTQLLVHQKPAIITQPKNQTILAGTNVTLMALVTGSDPLICQWRKDGLPLTGETNASLVITGIQTNQAGKYDLRVTNLVGWVQSATAILTVKPPPKPASRLAQPISLTTTSASTRITLTFTTEPGKTYQVQYTESLTPPVWLPLGIPRLATSSTLSIEDAKAVQTSRFYRLVETGY